The following coding sequences lie in one Apium graveolens cultivar Ventura chromosome 1, ASM990537v1, whole genome shotgun sequence genomic window:
- the LOC141678594 gene encoding glyceraldehyde-3-phosphate dehydrogenase A, chloroplastic-like: MASAALFMGSSSLQVNKGFSDFAGLRSSAALPFNKRTSDDLLSVVAFQTSVIGGGNKRGVVEAKLKVAINGFGRIGRNFLRCWHGRKDSPLDVVAINDTGGVKQASHLLKYDSTLGIFDADVKPVGTDGISVDGKVIQVVSNRNPSNLPWGELGIDLVIEGTGVFVDREGAGKHLEAGAKKVLITAPGKGDIPTYVVGVNAELYNHSESIISNASCTTNCLAPFVKVLDQKFGIIKGTMTTTHSYTGDQRLLDASHRDLRRARAAALNIVPTSTGAAKAVALVLPNLKGKLNGIALRVPTPNVSVVDLVVQVTKKTFAEEVNAAFKESSDNELKGILALCEEPLVSVDFRCSDVSSTVDASLTMVMGDDMVKVIAWYDNEWGYSQRVVDLADIVASKWE, encoded by the exons ATGGCCTCGGCTGCTCTTTTCATGGGCAGTTCATCTCTCCAG GTGAACAAAGGATTCTCGGATTTTGCAGGGCTGCGTTCCTCTGCTGCTCTTCCTTTTAACAAAAGAACATCTGATGACTTGCTCTCTGTTGTTGCCTTCCAGACCTCTGTG ATCGGTGGAGGCAACAAGAGAGGAGTTGTGGAAGCCAAGCTAAAGGTAGCCATAAATGGATTTGGAAGAATCGGAAGGAACTTTCTTAGGTGTTGGCATGGAAGGAAAGACTCTCCTCTCGATGTTGTTGCCATCAATGACACCGGTGGTGTAAAGCAAGCATCTCACCTTCTCAAATACGACTCGACACTCGGCATCTTTGATGCTGATGTCAAGCCTGTAGGTACTGATGGCATCTCTGTTGATGGAAAGGTCATCCAAGTTGTCTCTAACCGCAACCCTAGCAACCTACCATGGGG GGAGCTAGGAATTGACTTGGTCATCGAAGGAACTGGAGTGTTTGTGGACAGAGAGGGTGCTGGTAAACATCTTGAGGCTGGAGCCAAGAAAGTACTCATCACAGCCCCCGGAAAGGGTGACATTCCGACATATGTTGTTGGTGTCAACGCAGAATTATATAATCATTCTGAGAGCATAATTAGTAATGCGTCCTGCACTACCAACTGTCTTGCACCCTTCGTGAAGGTTCTTGACCAGAAATTTG GCATTATCAAGGGGACCATGACCACAACTCACTCCTACACCGGAGACCAGAGGCTGCTTGATGCAAGCCACAGGGATCTCAGGCGTGCACGTGCTGCAGCACTCAACATTGTCCCAACATCAACAGGTGCAGCGAAGGCTGTGGCACTCGTCCTACCAAATCTCAAGGGAAAGCTCAATGGTATTGCCCTCCGTGTACCCACTCCTAATGTGTCAGTTGTGGATCTCGTTGTTCAGGTTACCAAGAAGACATTTGCTGAGGAAGTCAATGCTGCGTTCAAGGAGAGCTCTGACAACGAGCTAAAAGGCATCCTAGCCTTGTGCGAGGAACCACTTGTTTCAGTTGATTTCAGATGCTCGGATGTTTCCTCAACAGTTGATGCATCGCTGACCATGGTTATGGGAGACGACATGGTGAAGGTGATTGCCTGGTATGACAACGAGTGGGGATACTCACAGCGAGTGGTTGATTTGGCCGATATTGTTGCCAGTAAATGGGAATGA
- the LOC141717214 gene encoding coatomer subunit gamma-1-like, with amino-acid sequence MRVRDLTIKIFCYFEVDCSAGENNNIEEKVEYKLKELEFSVTYYIEKMSKDFREEWGNIGQNRERVYKFEYQPFQPYNSLSDVFNLLGIHPCEGTEVVPEDATLHTCLLAGKYLEMEIVLVKATSKFANTKFTTRHTDIKSVRLKLTCIILMVKGVMLYYYFE; translated from the exons ATGAGAGTAAGAGACCTTACAATTAAAATTTTCTGTTATTTTGAGGTTGATTGTTCTGCTGGTGAGAACAATAACATCGAGGAGAAAGTAGAATACAAGTTGAAAGAACTGGAGTTTTCTGTCACTTATTACATTGAGAAGATGTCCAAAGATTTTCGCGAAGAGTGGGGAAACATTGGCCAAAACCGTGAGAGGGTTTATAAGTTCGAGTATCAGCCTTTTCAGCCATATAATAGCTTGTCAGATGTGTTCAACCTTCTGGGCATCCATCCTTGTGAG GGAACAGAAGTTGTCCCGGAAGATGCCACATTGCACACTTGTTTATTAGCCGGTAAATACCTTGAAATGGAGATAGTGCTTGTCAAGGCGACTAGTAAATTCGCTAACACAAAATTCACCACTAGGCATACTGATATTAAATCTGTGCGATTGAAGCTTACCTGCATAATTTTGATGGTCAAGGGGGTGATGTTGTATTACTACTTTGAATGA
- the LOC141724268 gene encoding F-box/FBD/LRR-repeat protein At1g13570-like, whose protein sequence is MQLIGSGSVERPAYIIPIKRQFSVEGRIWEPQVKSSLISGAKSSRRLDNDRISNLPIELIHCIFGRLPVHDAAKTSVLSKTWRNVWKMHPVVKLDDQFFLKVMFKNKNSILTQGTSLCNAFSAAVGMILSSHTGPILDFKLYIPQKLDMLHIHRWIKQLMYKGVRALVLYNSETSALSSPSYLFDCSELIQSRLSEPTFHSECFANLTTVRLVEISISSDMSFGTQIQELYLEKCKGIEHLACQLTTSNNLRTLNISRSETVDWRWLECTKKLESFGLQLLAADFKANKSVDMISLLSNSPRINTLLLNGFTLEVLGRGLSVLDERTTKMVNLKKLRLYRLGYNTRQILTCLSLIRNLPNLEDLFIGLELEGRKSSNPAGSTVERHLESLDWKDVLLDRLEVVKINGVDGSRAELHLLKPILASSPLLRVISLACSKTVRDPQEKLRIKQELLLLPRKSRASQIVWL, encoded by the exons ATGCAACTAATCGGTAGTGGATCAGTGGAAAGGCCGGCCTATATAATTCCAATTAAGAGGCAATTCTCTGTGGAAGGACGCATTTGGGAGCCTCAAGTTAAATCTAGCCTAATCAGTGGTGCTAAATCATCAAGGCGACTTGATAATGACAGGATTAGCAATTTACCCATAGAGTTGATACATTGTATCTTTGGACGTCTGCCAGTTCATGATGCGGCAAAAACAAGTGTCTTGTCAAAAACATGGAGGAATGTATGGAAAATGCACCCTGTCGTAAAACTTGATGATCAATTCTTCTTGAAAGTCATGttcaagaataaaaattctatCCTAACCCAAGGTACAAGCCTCTGTAATGCATTTTCAGCAGCCGTCGGTATGATTCTTTCGTCCCACACAGGCCCCATTCTGGACTTTAAACTCTATATTCCACAAAAACTGGATATGCTTCATATCCATAGGTGGATTAAGCAGCTAATGTACAAGGGTGTTAGAGCGCTAGTACTTTACAATTCGGAAACGAGTGCCCTTTCGAGTCCTTCTTATTTGTTTGATTGTTCAGAGTTGATTCAGTCAAGACTTTCAGAGCCAACTTTCCATTCTGAATGCTTCGCTAATCTGACTACAGTCCGCCTTGTCGAGATTTCAATTTCTTCTGACATGTCATTCGGGACCCAAATCCAAGAACTCTACTTGGAAAAATGTAAGGGAATTGAACATCTGGCCTGCCAGCTAACTACTAGTAACAATCTCAGAACCCTAAATATCTCTCGAAGTGAAACAGTTGACTGGAGATGGCTCGAATGCACAAAAAAACTGGAAAGCTTTGGTCTTCAATTGCTTGCTGCAGATTTCAAAGCCAACAAATCTGTCGATATGATAAGCCTTCTGAGTAATAGTCCCAGAATCAACACTCTACTACTTAATGGCTTCACCCTTGAG GTTCTGGGACGAGGTCTCTCTGTTTTGGATGAGCGTACAACAAAAATGGTAAACTTGAAGAAGCTGCGCTTGTACAGGCTTGGATATAACACGCGTCAGATCTTAACATGTCTTTCTTTGATCAGAAATCTTCCTAACTTGGAAGATCTTTTCATAGGACTG GAACTTGAAGGAAGAAAGAGTTCCAATCCTGCAGGATCGACAGTGGAACGTCATTTGGAATCACTAGATTGGAAGGACGTTTTGCTGGACCGACTTGAAGTAGTCAAAATAAATGGTGTTGATGGTTCAAGAGCAGAGCTACATCTATTAAAGCCTATTCTTGCATCTTCCCCATTGCTTAGAGTGATATCACTAGCCTGCAGCAAGACAGTAAGGGATCCTCAAGAGAAGTTGAGAATTAAACAAGAGTTGCTGCTACTACCTAGAAAATCCAGGGCATCACAAATTGTTTGGCTTtga